The following are encoded together in the Mammaliicoccus vitulinus genome:
- a CDS encoding Glu/Leu/Phe/Val family dehydrogenase produces the protein MSENLNLVSSTQEIIGVALNKLGFDEGMYDLIKEPMRLLTVRIPVRMDDGTVKTFTGYRAQHNDAVGPTKGGVRFHPDVDVEEVTALSMWMTLKCGIVDLPYGGGKGGIVCDPRQMSIHEVERLSRGYVRAISQIVGPTKDIPAPDVFTNSQIMAWMMDEYSQMDEFNSPGFITGKPIVLGGSQGRDRSTALGVVIAIEQAAKRRGKTIKGSRVVIQGFGNAGSFLAKFLYDEGAKIVGISDAYGALHDPEGLDIEYLLDRRDSFGTVTNLFDDTISNKELFEIDCDILVPAAISNQITEENAHDIKAEIVVEAANGPTTMGATKILSERGILIVPDVLASAGGVTVSYFEWVQNNQGYYWTEEEVNEKLREKLVKAFDTIYNLAENRKIDMRLAAYIVGIKRTAEAARYRGWA, from the coding sequence ATGAGCGAAAATTTAAATTTAGTTTCATCGACACAAGAAATTATTGGTGTAGCCCTTAATAAATTAGGCTTTGATGAGGGGATGTATGATTTAATTAAGGAACCAATGAGATTATTAACAGTCCGTATACCTGTTAGAATGGATGACGGTACTGTTAAGACATTTACTGGGTATCGTGCCCAACATAATGATGCAGTTGGTCCAACAAAAGGTGGCGTTCGTTTCCATCCTGATGTTGATGTTGAAGAAGTAACAGCTTTATCTATGTGGATGACTTTAAAATGTGGAATTGTAGATTTACCATATGGTGGCGGTAAAGGTGGTATTGTTTGTGACCCACGACAAATGAGTATTCATGAAGTTGAAAGATTATCTCGTGGATATGTTCGTGCTATATCTCAAATAGTAGGACCGACTAAAGATATTCCAGCACCAGACGTATTTACTAACTCACAAATTATGGCATGGATGATGGACGAATATAGTCAAATGGATGAATTTAATTCACCTGGTTTCATTACTGGTAAGCCGATTGTATTAGGTGGTTCTCAAGGTAGAGATCGTTCTACTGCATTAGGAGTCGTTATTGCAATTGAACAAGCAGCTAAAAGACGTGGAAAAACAATTAAAGGTTCAAGAGTCGTTATACAAGGATTCGGTAATGCTGGTAGCTTTTTAGCGAAATTCTTATATGATGAAGGAGCAAAAATTGTAGGTATCTCTGATGCTTACGGTGCACTTCATGATCCTGAAGGTTTAGATATCGAATATTTATTAGATCGTCGTGATAGCTTCGGAACAGTAACGAACTTATTTGATGATACAATTTCAAATAAAGAATTATTTGAAATTGACTGTGACATTCTTGTCCCAGCAGCAATATCAAATCAAATTACTGAAGAAAATGCACATGACATCAAAGCTGAAATTGTTGTTGAAGCAGCAAATGGTCCAACTACAATGGGCGCTACTAAGATTTTAAGTGAACGTGGTATCCTGATAGTACCAGACGTATTAGCAAGTGCTGGTGGTGTAACGGTTTCATACTTCGAATGGGTACAAAATAACCAAGGTTATTATTGGACTGAAGAAGAAGTTAATGAAAAATTACGTGAAAAATTAGTTAAAGCTTTTGATACAATTTATAACTTAGCTGAAAACAGAAAAATAGATATGCGTTTAGCAGCATACATTGTTGGTATTAAACGTACAGCTGAAGCTGCTAGATATAGAGGATGGGCTTAA
- the lepB gene encoding signal peptidase I produces the protein MKKEIFEWFIAIAVAVVCVLLIQKFLFVTYTVSGDSMHPTLKNGEKVIVNKIGYKVGNIDNGDVIVFHANENDDYVKRVIGKPGDTVKYENDQLYVNDKKVPEEYLKENKANKSRDLLTENFEVKDLVNSNGVNKIPKGEYLVLGDNREVSKDGRSFGLINEDVIVGEVALRFWPFSQFHYNFDPSTN, from the coding sequence TTGAAAAAAGAAATATTTGAATGGTTTATAGCAATTGCAGTCGCAGTTGTATGTGTCTTGCTTATACAGAAATTCTTATTTGTAACTTACACAGTTTCAGGAGACTCCATGCATCCAACTTTAAAAAACGGTGAAAAAGTAATCGTCAATAAAATTGGCTATAAAGTGGGTAATATTGATAATGGAGATGTTATCGTATTTCATGCAAATGAAAATGATGATTATGTAAAACGTGTCATCGGTAAGCCAGGCGATACAGTAAAATATGAAAATGATCAGTTATATGTTAATGATAAAAAAGTACCAGAAGAATATTTGAAAGAAAATAAAGCAAATAAATCACGTGATTTATTGACTGAGAATTTTGAAGTGAAAGATCTTGTGAATTCTAACGGCGTTAATAAAATACCTAAAGGTGAATACCTTGTATTAGGTGATAATCGTGAAGTAAGTAAAGATGGACGTTCGTTTGGATTAATTAATGAAGATGTCATTGTCGGTGAAGTTGCACTAAGATTCTGGCCGTTTAGTCAATTCCATTATAATTTTGACCCATCTACAAATTAA
- the lepB gene encoding signal peptidase I, translating into MKKIFEWLIAIIIALALLFIVRTFLFIGYIVDGESMEPTFHDEDRLIVNKLVKNIGQINNGDVIVFHANKEADFIKRVIGLPGDTVEMKNNKLYINGTHVNERYLNNDIKTDDFSTRTIQGSKSDVIPNGEYLVLGDNRSNSRDSREIGFVHEQDIVGKVNLRYYPFNQIDVNFDK; encoded by the coding sequence ATGAAAAAAATATTCGAATGGTTAATTGCAATAATAATAGCGTTAGCATTATTATTTATAGTGAGAACGTTTTTATTTATTGGTTATATAGTTGATGGAGAATCAATGGAACCAACTTTTCATGATGAAGATAGATTAATCGTTAATAAACTCGTTAAAAACATTGGACAGATAAACAATGGAGATGTTATCGTTTTTCATGCTAATAAAGAGGCTGATTTTATCAAAAGAGTAATTGGATTACCAGGCGACACAGTTGAAATGAAAAATAACAAACTGTATATTAATGGTACTCATGTTAATGAGCGTTATTTGAATAATGATATCAAAACTGATGATTTTAGTACGAGAACAATTCAAGGATCTAAAAGTGATGTCATCCCTAATGGTGAGTATTTAGTCCTAGGGGATAATCGTAGTAATAGTAGAGACTCGCGAGAAATAGGTTTTGTTCATGAACAAGATATTGTTGGTAAAGTTAATTTAAGATATTATCCATTTAATCAAATAGATGTGAATTTCGATAAATAA
- a CDS encoding argininosuccinate synthase: protein MSNKVVLAYSGGLDTSVAVKWLIEKGYTVVACCLDVGEGKDLELVQQKAFDMGAEQSYVIDATKEFSEDFVGYAIKGNTMYEGTYPLVSALSRPLISKKLVEIAQAEDAIAIAHGCTGKGNDQVRFEVAIKALAPHIKVLAPVREWSWSREEEIDYAKKHNIPIPINLDSPYSIDQNLWGRSNECGILEDPFATPPEDAYDLTKPIEETPDTPEELELVFENGLPISINNKSYPLDQLILKLNEIAGLHGIGRIDHVENRLVGIKSREVYETPGAKVIMEAHKALETITLTKDVAHFKPVIEKQLSEQIYNGLWFSPLTDSLKQFIDSTQTQVTGTVRVKLFKGNVIVNGRKSPFSLYNEELATYTKEDAFNQEAAVGFIEIFGLPTKVKALLETEGVLK, encoded by the coding sequence ATGTCTAATAAAGTTGTTTTAGCTTACTCAGGTGGTCTAGATACAAGTGTTGCAGTAAAATGGTTAATTGAAAAAGGTTATACAGTCGTTGCATGTTGTTTAGATGTTGGCGAAGGAAAAGATTTAGAACTCGTACAACAAAAGGCATTCGATATGGGTGCAGAACAATCATACGTAATTGATGCTACTAAAGAATTCAGTGAAGATTTTGTTGGTTATGCAATCAAAGGTAATACAATGTATGAAGGAACTTATCCTTTAGTATCAGCATTAAGTAGACCACTTATTTCAAAAAAATTAGTGGAAATCGCACAAGCTGAAGATGCAATAGCCATCGCTCACGGTTGTACAGGAAAAGGTAATGACCAAGTACGTTTTGAAGTAGCGATTAAAGCATTAGCACCTCATATTAAAGTACTTGCACCAGTTCGTGAATGGTCTTGGAGTCGTGAAGAAGAAATTGATTATGCAAAAAAACATAACATCCCTATTCCAATCAATTTAGACTCTCCTTATTCAATTGACCAAAACTTATGGGGTCGTAGTAATGAATGTGGTATTTTAGAGGATCCATTTGCTACACCACCAGAAGATGCATATGATTTAACTAAACCTATAGAAGAAACACCAGATACACCTGAAGAACTTGAACTTGTTTTTGAAAATGGATTACCTATTTCAATAAACAATAAGTCATATCCTTTAGATCAACTTATTTTAAAATTAAATGAAATTGCTGGTTTACATGGCATAGGAAGAATCGACCATGTTGAAAATCGTTTAGTTGGTATTAAATCTCGTGAAGTATACGAAACACCTGGCGCTAAAGTAATTATGGAAGCACATAAAGCTTTAGAAACAATTACATTAACAAAAGATGTTGCCCACTTTAAACCTGTTATTGAAAAACAATTGTCAGAACAAATATATAATGGTTTATGGTTCTCACCTTTAACAGATAGTTTAAAACAGTTTATTGATTCTACTCAAACTCAAGTAACAGGTACAGTTCGTGTTAAACTATTTAAAGGTAACGTTATCGTAAATGGACGTAAATCACCGTTTAGTTTATACAATGAAGAACTTGCAACATATACAAAAGAAGATGCATTCAATCAAGAAGCTGCAGTAGGCTTTATTGAAATCTTTGGTTTACCAACTAAAGTTAAAGCATTATTAGAAACAGAGGGTGTTTTAAAATGA
- the addB gene encoding helicase-exonuclease AddAB subunit AddB, giving the protein MQLNVWTGRSGTGKTRQMIEQMTEGMIENPLGDPIIFLTPTQNTFQYEQAFVRNPKLRGSIRTSVFGFERLSWRVLSDEGGLIEQQISDEALEMLTYHLLHTHKKQLNLYQSTIQHYGFSHKMMNEIKDFKKYNVQPDDISAYIESNEQIPKRMKDKLSDIETIYKALEGQLEGRYVQAEDVLYKLIEKMPDSDYIKQADIYIDGFHNFSTLEYRVIEALVKHSRSVTVGLTTDGDKDPFSLFRKTSETLSHIEEIAHTLNISIHHKHFSQAERFNNNEDLKHLESQFDALLPNKINSEHLKIIEASNMREEVQYVAREILRLSREENLSFKDIAILYRDPSYEQLIETVLPHFNIAFNHDAKKKMAYHPFIECLRSMLEVIQSGWRFEPVMRMLKTGILTSHIPNASHLIDILENYAFERGISGKRWTNPEFFTVDSFEKSGKKSLRKEEDTFVEEDIHTIKNVIALKDYVVSRIDKLNQALSDSKTVEDFTVRLYEVIEQFELPTHLMTMRDELEIKSQFEEAEQIDQVWEGTIRILDDIVEVLGEVSLSLNEYIEILDRGLDELEFSMIPQTLDEVTVGNMDLAKVDNKETVFLLGMNDGVLPSVSNQMLLLTDDEKKELAESSGLELSPTSDILQMDEAFVCYIAMTRAKREVVFTYSLMSDGGEVREKSPFIDTIQSLFTNLEVLSLKSSIEQNPIQLLEHEHQSQMHIFEHLNDWLNDEIVNDIWLDAYHAAQEIHHLDHTIQFLTSALTYKNDTVQLNTEVSEQLYGKKINASVSRFETYNQCPFKHYVSHGLKLNERSKYQIQSVDIGNIFHNTLKYISDEVNGDFSKLSAQAMNKLINEAIDESLPKIQFDVLHRTAHYRYLKLRIQNILKSTLEAMKYQTGHSKFKAYQFELNFGSTSKHQLQTTPLTTKRQIPINIRGQIDRLDVYKGKEKDYVSIIDYKSSETSLDLTKVMYGMQMQMFTYLDVVLQNKSILSLQDDVSPGALLYFHVHEPEIKATSWGEIPESDDIYQHTIEKFKMDGYVNKNPEVVEALDDKLAKQVKSDMIPVARKKNGDLYSYSKALDEDLFFKLMEKNRANFVETATQIMDGHTEVSPMRYQKKLPCQFCEYKSVCHIDPITDTDQYREIEHTLSKDELINMLREEEEE; this is encoded by the coding sequence ATGCAGCTAAATGTATGGACTGGACGAAGTGGCACCGGGAAAACAAGACAAATGATTGAGCAGATGACTGAAGGTATGATAGAGAATCCGTTAGGTGACCCCATTATATTTTTAACACCTACCCAAAATACGTTCCAATATGAACAAGCATTTGTTCGAAATCCAAAATTAAGAGGAAGTATTAGAACATCAGTATTTGGATTTGAAAGGTTAAGTTGGAGAGTCCTAAGTGATGAAGGTGGCTTAATTGAACAACAAATTTCTGATGAAGCATTAGAAATGCTCACGTATCATTTATTACATACACATAAAAAACAATTAAACTTATATCAATCTACCATTCAACATTATGGATTTAGTCATAAAATGATGAATGAAATTAAAGATTTTAAAAAATATAATGTACAGCCTGATGATATTTCAGCATATATTGAAAGTAATGAACAAATACCTAAAAGAATGAAAGATAAATTAAGTGATATTGAAACAATATATAAAGCATTAGAAGGCCAACTTGAAGGACGATATGTTCAAGCGGAAGACGTATTGTATAAGTTGATAGAAAAAATGCCAGACTCAGATTATATAAAACAAGCGGATATCTATATAGATGGTTTCCATAACTTTTCAACTTTGGAATATCGAGTGATTGAAGCACTTGTAAAACATAGCAGGTCTGTAACGGTTGGTTTAACGACAGATGGAGATAAAGATCCGTTTAGTTTATTTAGAAAGACATCTGAAACGTTAAGTCATATAGAAGAAATTGCGCATACATTAAATATATCAATCCATCACAAGCATTTTAGTCAGGCGGAAAGATTTAACAATAATGAAGATTTGAAACATTTAGAAAGTCAGTTTGATGCATTATTACCAAATAAAATAAATAGTGAACACTTAAAAATTATTGAAGCATCCAATATGAGAGAAGAAGTTCAGTATGTGGCAAGAGAGATATTGAGACTATCTCGTGAAGAAAATTTGTCATTTAAAGATATAGCGATTCTTTATCGTGATCCGAGTTATGAGCAATTAATTGAAACAGTGCTACCACATTTTAATATTGCTTTTAATCATGATGCTAAAAAGAAAATGGCGTATCATCCTTTTATTGAATGTTTGAGATCAATGTTAGAAGTCATTCAATCAGGTTGGAGATTTGAACCAGTCATGAGAATGTTGAAGACGGGTATATTAACAAGTCATATACCAAATGCATCTCATTTAATAGATATACTTGAAAACTATGCTTTTGAAAGAGGTATTTCTGGCAAAAGATGGACGAATCCTGAATTCTTCACGGTTGATTCATTTGAGAAATCAGGAAAAAAATCATTAAGAAAAGAAGAAGACACTTTTGTAGAAGAAGATATTCATACGATAAAAAATGTTATCGCTTTAAAAGATTATGTAGTTAGCAGAATTGACAAGTTGAATCAAGCTTTATCAGACAGTAAGACAGTTGAAGACTTTACCGTTAGATTATACGAAGTCATAGAGCAATTTGAATTGCCAACGCATCTTATGACGATGAGAGATGAGTTAGAAATTAAGAGTCAGTTTGAAGAAGCTGAACAAATAGACCAAGTATGGGAAGGTACCATTCGTATACTTGATGATATTGTAGAAGTGTTAGGCGAGGTATCCTTATCATTAAATGAGTATATAGAAATTCTTGATCGTGGATTAGATGAATTAGAATTCTCTATGATTCCTCAAACGTTAGATGAAGTTACAGTTGGTAATATGGATTTAGCTAAAGTTGATAACAAAGAAACAGTATTTTTACTTGGCATGAATGATGGTGTTCTACCTAGTGTTTCTAATCAAATGCTTTTACTGACGGATGATGAGAAAAAAGAATTAGCAGAATCAAGTGGTTTAGAACTAAGTCCGACAAGTGATATTTTACAAATGGATGAAGCCTTTGTATGTTATATCGCGATGACACGTGCGAAAAGAGAAGTCGTATTTACGTACAGTCTGATGTCAGATGGTGGCGAAGTGAGAGAAAAGAGCCCATTCATCGATACGATTCAATCGTTATTTACAAACTTAGAAGTTCTATCGCTTAAATCTAGTATAGAACAGAATCCGATTCAACTTTTAGAACATGAACATCAAAGTCAAATGCATATATTTGAACATTTAAACGATTGGCTTAATGACGAAATCGTTAATGATATATGGTTAGATGCATATCATGCTGCTCAAGAAATACATCATTTAGACCATACGATTCAATTTTTAACGTCTGCATTAACTTATAAAAATGATACAGTGCAATTGAATACAGAGGTATCAGAACAATTATATGGTAAAAAAATAAATGCTAGTGTATCCAGATTTGAAACATATAATCAATGTCCATTTAAACATTATGTGTCACATGGACTAAAATTAAACGAGCGCTCTAAATATCAAATTCAAAGTGTAGATATTGGAAATATATTCCACAACACTTTGAAATATATTTCAGATGAAGTTAACGGAGACTTTAGTAAGTTATCTGCTCAAGCAATGAATAAATTAATAAATGAAGCAATTGATGAAAGTTTACCTAAAATTCAATTTGATGTATTACATCGAACAGCTCATTATAGATATTTAAAATTAAGAATCCAAAATATTCTTAAATCCACATTAGAAGCGATGAAATATCAAACAGGTCATTCCAAATTTAAAGCTTATCAATTTGAATTGAATTTCGGTTCTACATCTAAACATCAATTGCAAACGACACCTCTTACTACTAAACGACAAATACCTATCAATATTAGAGGACAAATAGATAGATTAGATGTGTATAAAGGGAAAGAAAAAGACTATGTTTCAATTATTGACTATAAGTCATCTGAAACAAGTTTAGATTTAACTAAAGTTATGTATGGTATGCAAATGCAAATGTTTACATACTTAGATGTTGTACTTCAAAACAAATCAATATTAAGTTTACAAGATGACGTATCACCAGGTGCACTTTTATATTTCCATGTTCATGAGCCAGAAATTAAAGCAACAAGCTGGGGTGAAATTCCAGAATCTGATGATATTTATCAACATACAATTGAAAAGTTTAAAATGGATGGCTATGTAAATAAAAATCCAGAAGTTGTAGAAGCACTTGATGATAAATTAGCCAAACAAGTTAAGTCAGATATGATTCCCGTTGCTCGAAAGAAAAATGGTGATTTATACAGTTACAGCAAAGCATTAGACGAAGATCTATTCTTTAAATTAATGGAGAAAAATAGAGCTAATTTTGTTGAAACGGCGACACAAATTATGGATGGACATACTGAAGTGTCACCTATGAGATATCAAAAGAAATTGCCGTGCCAATTTTGTGAATATAAATCTGTTTGTCACATTGACCCAATTACAGATACTGATCAGTATAGGGAAATTGAACATACATTAAGCAAAGATGAATTAATCAATATGTTGAGAGAGGAGGAAGAAGAATGA
- a CDS encoding TVP38/TMEM64 family protein, translating to MLFQDFINWFSEDNIIELIETFRSFGIFIAFLLPFIEAFIPFLPIILFVIANVNAYGLFLGFIISWIGTVTGSYLVFLILRLISKKPFMKKIVEQRKVVKFIQWIDEHGFGPLFILLCFPFTPGALVNMVSAFSNISKQVYLIALILSKAIMIFILSFIGADINSFFASPKKSIIVFVIIFVLWIVGKGLEKYFDKRLKNRS from the coding sequence ATGTTATTTCAAGACTTTATAAATTGGTTCAGTGAGGATAATATTATTGAATTGATTGAAACATTTAGATCGTTTGGCATTTTTATTGCATTTTTATTACCATTTATTGAAGCGTTTATACCATTTTTACCTATTATATTGTTCGTAATAGCAAATGTGAATGCATATGGTTTGTTCTTAGGGTTTATTATTTCTTGGATAGGTACTGTTACCGGAAGTTACCTTGTCTTTTTAATTTTAAGGTTAATTTCTAAAAAGCCTTTTATGAAAAAAATCGTAGAACAACGAAAAGTAGTGAAGTTTATTCAGTGGATTGATGAACATGGCTTTGGGCCACTGTTTATTTTGCTATGCTTCCCATTTACGCCTGGAGCATTGGTGAATATGGTTAGTGCTTTCTCGAATATTAGTAAGCAAGTATATTTAATTGCGTTGATTTTATCAAAAGCGATTATGATATTTATATTAAGTTTCATTGGGGCAGACATAAATTCCTTTTTTGCAAGTCCTAAAAAGAGTATAATAGTATTCGTGATTATCTTTGTGCTATGGATAGTTGGAAAAGGGTTAGAAAAATATTTTGATAAGCGCTTAAAAAATAGGAGTTAA
- a CDS encoding glucose-6-phosphate isomerase, which yields MSHIQFDYKKALTFFGEHELDQSRDLVKNIHHVIHEKTGAGSDYLGWVDLPVDYDKEEFDRILAASKRIKEQSEVLLVIGIGGSYLGARAAVEMLNSTFANYEKGENPQIIFVGHHLSSSYVHDLIEYIDGKDFSVNVISKSGTTTEPAVAFRIFKKILEEKYGKEEAKNRIFATTDKEKGALKDLSTGEGYETFVVPDDVGGRYSVLTAVGLLPIAASGIDIQEMMNGAAAAREDLSSSELDENIAYQYAAIRNILYAKGYSTEMLINYEPALQYFSEWWKQLFGESEGKDFKGIYPSSANFTSDLHSLGQYVQEGRRFLFETVVKVESPKHDITIEEDKDDLDGLNFLAGETVDYVNTKAFQGTLLAHTDGGVPNLIVKVPQLDAYTFGYVVYFFELACAMSGYLLGVNPFNQPGVEAYKQNMFALLGKPGFEDLKKELEDRL from the coding sequence ATGTCACATATTCAATTTGATTATAAAAAAGCATTAACGTTTTTCGGTGAACATGAATTAGACCAATCTCGTGATTTAGTGAAAAATATACATCATGTTATACATGAAAAAACAGGAGCAGGTAGTGACTATTTAGGATGGGTTGATTTACCTGTTGATTATGATAAAGAAGAATTTGATCGTATCTTAGCTGCTTCTAAACGTATTAAAGAACAATCAGAAGTATTGCTTGTTATCGGAATTGGTGGTTCTTATTTAGGTGCACGCGCAGCTGTAGAGATGTTAAATTCAACATTTGCTAACTATGAAAAAGGTGAAAATCCTCAAATTATATTTGTAGGACATCACTTATCATCATCATATGTACATGATTTAATTGAATATATAGATGGTAAAGATTTCTCTGTTAATGTTATTTCAAAATCTGGAACTACAACTGAACCAGCTGTAGCGTTCAGAATCTTTAAGAAAATTTTAGAAGAAAAATATGGTAAAGAAGAAGCTAAAAATCGCATCTTTGCTACTACTGATAAAGAAAAAGGTGCTTTAAAAGATTTATCTACTGGAGAAGGCTACGAAACATTTGTTGTACCAGATGACGTAGGTGGTAGATATTCAGTATTAACTGCTGTAGGTTTATTACCAATTGCAGCAAGCGGTATCGATATTCAAGAAATGATGAATGGTGCAGCGGCAGCACGTGAAGATTTATCATCATCAGAACTTGACGAAAATATTGCATATCAATATGCAGCAATTCGTAACATTCTTTATGCAAAAGGTTATTCAACTGAAATGTTAATTAACTACGAACCAGCATTGCAATATTTCAGTGAATGGTGGAAACAACTATTCGGTGAATCAGAAGGTAAAGACTTCAAAGGTATTTATCCTTCAAGTGCAAACTTTACATCAGACCTTCATTCATTAGGACAATACGTGCAAGAAGGACGTCGTTTCTTATTTGAAACAGTTGTTAAAGTCGAGAGCCCTAAACATGACATTACAATAGAAGAAGATAAAGATGATTTAGATGGCTTAAACTTCTTAGCAGGCGAAACAGTCGATTATGTTAACACGAAAGCATTCCAAGGTACACTTTTAGCACATACAGATGGCGGCGTACCAAACTTAATTGTTAAAGTACCTCAATTAGATGCATATACATTCGGTTATGTTGTATACTTCTTCGAATTAGCTTGTGCTATGAGTGGATACTTACTAGGCGTTAATCCATTTAACCAACCTGGTGTAGAAGCTTATAAACAAAACATGTTTGCATTACTTGGTAAACCTGGATTTGAAGATTTGAAAAAAGAATTAGAAGACAGACTATAA
- the argH gene encoding argininosuccinate lyase, with protein MTKKAWGGRFESNPESWVDAFNASIHFDKNLIDQDIQGSIAHATMLAEQNIIQTDEAELIIQGLKDIQKDYYDHNLELSESLEDIHLNVEHALIQKIGQVGGKLHTGRSRNDQVATDMHLYTKQHVQEIITLVESLQKAILNIADEHIHTIMPGYTHLQRAQPISFAHHIMTYFWMLERDKSRFNDSIKRIDISPLGAAALSGTTHPIDRHRTQELLGFGSLYENSLDAVSDRDYIVETLQNISLTMVHLSRFAEEIIFWSTDEAKFITLSDSFSTGSSIMPQKKNPDMAELIRGKVGRTTGHLMSMLVTLKGLPLAYNKDMQEDKEGLFDAIHTIKGSLRIFEGMITTMQVNKERLNETVHKDFSNATELADYLVEQNIPFREAHEIVGKIVLWCIQNGKYLLDVPLEQYQSYNEKIESNVYDYLKPENCLSRRKSYGSTGQEAVQHQINVAKELI; from the coding sequence ATGACAAAAAAAGCATGGGGTGGCAGATTCGAGTCTAACCCTGAATCATGGGTAGATGCATTTAATGCATCTATCCATTTTGATAAAAATTTGATTGACCAAGATATACAAGGCAGTATCGCACATGCAACAATGCTAGCAGAACAAAATATTATTCAAACAGATGAAGCTGAATTGATTATTCAAGGTTTGAAAGATATCCAAAAAGATTATTATGACCATAATTTAGAACTTTCAGAATCACTGGAAGATATACATCTTAACGTTGAGCATGCATTAATACAGAAGATTGGTCAGGTCGGTGGAAAGCTGCATACAGGTAGAAGTAGAAACGATCAAGTTGCAACAGATATGCATCTTTATACAAAACAACATGTTCAAGAAATTATTACTCTTGTTGAATCATTGCAAAAAGCAATTTTAAATATTGCTGATGAACATATTCATACGATCATGCCTGGTTACACACATCTTCAAAGAGCACAGCCTATATCATTTGCACATCATATTATGACTTATTTCTGGATGTTAGAGCGAGACAAGTCTAGATTTAATGATAGTATTAAAAGAATTGATATAAGTCCCCTTGGTGCAGCAGCATTGAGCGGTACAACACATCCTATCGATAGACACCGTACACAAGAACTTTTAGGTTTCGGTAGTTTGTATGAAAATAGTCTTGATGCAGTAAGCGACCGTGATTACATCGTTGAAACATTACAAAATATTTCATTAACAATGGTTCATTTATCAAGATTTGCAGAAGAAATTATCTTTTGGTCTACAGACGAAGCTAAATTCATCACTTTATCAGATAGTTTCTCAACAGGTTCTTCCATCATGCCTCAAAAGAAAAACCCTGATATGGCTGAATTAATTAGAGGTAAAGTTGGTAGAACAACTGGCCACTTAATGAGTATGTTAGTTACTTTAAAAGGCTTACCTTTAGCCTATAACAAAGATATGCAAGAAGATAAAGAAGGTTTGTTTGATGCCATTCATACCATTAAAGGATCTTTACGTATATTTGAAGGTATGATTACGACTATGCAAGTTAATAAAGAGCGTTTAAATGAAACTGTTCATAAAGACTTTTCAAATGCAACAGAACTTGCAGATTACTTAGTAGAACAAAATATACCATTTAGAGAAGCACATGAAATCGTTGGTAAAATTGTGCTATGGTGTATCCAAAATGGAAAATATTTATTAGATGTACCTTTAGAACAATATCAATCTTATAATGAAAAGATCGAATCAAATGTATACGATTATTTAAAACCAGAAAATTGTTTAAGCCGTAGAAAAAGTTATGGCTCTACTGGTCAAGAAGCAGTCCAACATCAAATTAATGTAGCAAAAGAACTGATATAA